TTTGAATTTCTACAAATTTCAAGGCAAAGGCAGCCGCTTCTTTTCTGAACTTATAAAGGTCAACTTTGTGCTTGTCTGTACCCATTTCTTTTAAGCATTGTTGCTCTATGGGCAAACCATGGCAGTCCCAGCCGGGTGTGTATGGGGCATCAAAACCACAAGCACTTTTGTACTTAACAACAAAATCTTTGAGTATTTTATTTAACGCGGTACCTAAATGAATGTGACCGTTGGCATAAGGTGGGCCGTCATGCAAAACATACTTTTTCTTGCCTGAATTTTTTTGCCTTATTTTTTCATAAACACCTAACTTTTCCCAAATAGCAAGAAACTCGTTTTCACGCGTAGAAAGGCTTGCTTTCATAGGAAAATCGGTTTTAGGAAGGTTTACAGTGTTTGAATATACACTTTTTTCAGCCATACTATCCTTTTACAAAACTTAGCCAAATATCACACACAAATAAATAAAAGAAGATTGCACATTAATTGTTACCGCGGACTCTAAAAGGTATGCTTCTCAGGGGATTGTGTCAAGCACACAGTCAAGGTCTTCATCTGAACGGCCACATATTTCAATGGTTTTTTCTCTACCGCGCTCACCCTTTCTCAGCAAAACCATTGCAGTTTTTACTTCAAAGAATTCGGCAAGGAACTCACGTAGTTCTTCGTTTGCTTTACCCTCTACAGCTGGAGCTGATATTTTAACTCTAAGTATTGAACCAATTCTGCCTACAACTTCATTTCTCTTGGAGTTCGGAATTACTCTTACTTTTATTATCATCCCTTTCTCCTATGTCGCGTCTCGCCAGTGGGCGGACTTAGTATTCACTTCGTTCATACTTGCTTCAGCTGGTTGACTGACGAGCGCTTTACAAGAGAACATTTACCTGCTCAATTCTTGCGCGCGTTTGCAAGCACACATTACACTATCTTTAAAAACTTTTCCGAAAATATTTTTTTGTAAATGTTTAATTGCGGCCTCAGTAGTACCATTTGGGGATGTTACAGCCAACCTTAAATCTGCCACATTTGACTTACTTGTTAAAAGCATTTTACCAGCACCAAAAAAAGTTTGCGCTGAAAGTTCGCGGGCAAGCGGCAAGGAAAGACCAAGCTTTTGCGCAACCTCTTCTAATAACTCGCAAAGATAAAACACATATGCCGGGCCAGAGCCAGAAACAGCAGTAATTGCATTCATTAATTTTTCAGGAACTATAAAAACTTTACCAACTGCGCCAAACAGCTTATTTGCAAGCAATAGATGATTCTTTGTTGCATAACGACCGGCACTAATTGCAATAGCACCTTCACCAACGAGTGCCGGAGTATTTGGCATAGAACGAATTACCGGAACTTTAGAGCCAATATTTTTTTCTATAAAAGATGCGCTTATGCCTGCTGCAACAGATATAACAAGCTTCGATTTATCAATTGATTTCCCTAAATTTTTTACTAGTTCTAAAATATTACCGGGCTTAACAGCTATAAAAATTATGTCAGCCCACTTAGTGGCCTCTTGATTTGTTTTAAATGTGCGTGCTTTAAGATTTTTTGCGGCTTTAGTGGCTTTTGCAAAAACAGTGTCGGCAAAAGCAATTTGTAAGGGATTTACAAGAGCGCTTGAAACAAGCCCTGACGCTATGGCAAAACCCATATTACCTGCGCCTAAAAAAACAATTTTTTTATTTAATTTGTTTGCCATTTATCTCACCAAAAAGACCGCTTCCAACCCTAATTAGTGTAGCTCCTTCTTCTATTGCTACCTCAAAATCAGCCGACATTCCCATTGAAAGAACATTAAAATCAGCCAGTTTATAAGTTGTCTTTATATTTTCAAAAACTTCTTTTGCTTCTCTGAAATATTTTCTTGAATTTTCAACTTCATCAAAGTAAGGAGCCATTGCCATTAGCCCGCGTAACTTTATATTTTTACAAGAAAGAATGTACTCAACTAACTCGTTTAACTCTTCCGGTTTTACACCAAACTTACTTTCTTCGCCAGAAACCTTTAGTTCTACAAGACACTCTTGAATTTTACCCGCTTCAAGAGCCGCTCTATCAATAGATTGTGCAATGCGGATACTATCTATGGACTGAATCAAATCAAACAATTCAACAGCTTTTTTTGCTTTGTTTGTTTGCAAATGACCTATAAAATGCTTTTTTACCAAACCATATCTGACCGAAATTTCCGGTATCTTTGTTTGGGCTTCCTGAATTTTATTCTCGGCAATATCAGAAACACCAAAAGAAATGACCTGAAATATTTGTTCTAATGATACCTTTTTTGTTACAGCAACAAGCGTTATCTCTTTGGGGTCTTTGCCGCTTATATTGCACGCTTGCAAAATGCGATCATTAATTGCTTCAACCCGAATTTTGCAATAGGATTCGGAATTCGTCAAAAGATACGGGACATTTTTTTCCGCAAAACCCTTGCCAATGGAATCACCATTATCTGCGGTTTTTGCGTCAAAACTGTCTCCGTCTCTTTCGCCTCTGTTCTCAAACCTATTGCAAAGTTCGGGTTTAAAGTTATCTATTAGCATTTTGAGTTTTGCTATGAATTGTACCATATTTCTTGAAGAAAAAGAAGTGCGTGCGGATAAGCGGAAGATTCTGGTAAGTTTAGGCACTCTTAAGGATTAATATAACATTATATGTCCTTGTGTTCATAAAAAAAGCTTAAGAACACCCAATTTTGGATATTCTCAAGCTAAAATTAACTCAGGACTATATTTACAACAAAATGTAGTGCCTCCATATTTCTACGATACTTTTTTGATTGCAAGAGCAACTACACTTACAAACGACTCAAGCAATTGGTCTTGCTCTGGTGTTAGAAACCGCGCTTTATCAGCCGTTCTAATACCTACAACACCAATTGTGTTTTCTTGTATTTTAATCGGTAAATAATACCATGATGTTGATGAGAGAGTATTTGTGCTTCTGCCAGCACTTTGACCGTTGTTATATACCCAAACAGCGACTGCATTTTCCGTTTCGCTTAAGAAAATATCATCTTTATCTCTTGCTTTAAGCTTGAGTTTACCTGCATCGTCCGGCAAAAAAATAACAACGCTACTTTCAAACGCATCGGAAATGCTTTTAACAGCTCGCTCAAATATGTTGTCTAACCCTTCTGCCGTCATTATTGACCTTGCAAACAAATAAAGGGAATACATAAACCTTTCTCTATGACGAGAACCTTCTGCTTCTTGACGAACTGATTTTGTAAAATAACTTGTTACC
The Endomicrobiales bacterium genome window above contains:
- a CDS encoding DUF167 domain-containing protein, with the translated sequence MIIKVRVIPNSKRNEVVGRIGSILRVKISAPAVEGKANEELREFLAEFFEVKTAMVLLRKGERGREKTIEICGRSDEDLDCVLDTIP
- the proC gene encoding pyrroline-5-carboxylate reductase, with amino-acid sequence MANKLNKKIVFLGAGNMGFAIASGLVSSALVNPLQIAFADTVFAKATKAAKNLKARTFKTNQEATKWADIIFIAVKPGNILELVKNLGKSIDKSKLVISVAAGISASFIEKNIGSKVPVIRSMPNTPALVGEGAIAISAGRYATKNHLLLANKLFGAVGKVFIVPEKLMNAITAVSGSGPAYVFYLCELLEEVAQKLGLSLPLARELSAQTFFGAGKMLLTSKSNVADLRLAVTSPNGTTEAAIKHLQKNIFGKVFKDSVMCACKRAQELSR
- a CDS encoding YggS family pyridoxal phosphate-dependent enzyme → MVQFIAKLKMLIDNFKPELCNRFENRGERDGDSFDAKTADNGDSIGKGFAEKNVPYLLTNSESYCKIRVEAINDRILQACNISGKDPKEITLVAVTKKVSLEQIFQVISFGVSDIAENKIQEAQTKIPEISVRYGLVKKHFIGHLQTNKAKKAVELFDLIQSIDSIRIAQSIDRAALEAGKIQECLVELKVSGEESKFGVKPEELNELVEYILSCKNIKLRGLMAMAPYFDEVENSRKYFREAKEVFENIKTTYKLADFNVLSMGMSADFEVAIEEGATLIRVGSGLFGEINGKQIK